The following are encoded together in the Variovorax sp. PBS-H4 genome:
- a CDS encoding c-type cytochrome: MTARALAFGALLLFGLAGCERTMRDMYEQPRYGPGEGSPLFPDGRAARPPPPGSVANASGDLAATSSGRHGQAEVALRESAYAASAPPPVTRTLLQRGQERYSIYCLPCHSPVGDGDGPIVRRGFPRPPSYHEQRLREAPDRYFFDVITHGRGIMYSYADRVAPEDRWAIVAYIRALQLSQHAPLAALPPALQEKLAAMPAEPPANKEPAR, encoded by the coding sequence GTGACGGCCCGCGCACTCGCTTTCGGCGCCCTGCTGCTGTTCGGCTTGGCAGGCTGTGAGCGGACGATGCGCGACATGTACGAGCAGCCCCGCTACGGCCCTGGCGAGGGCAGCCCGCTCTTTCCCGACGGGCGTGCGGCGCGCCCGCCGCCGCCCGGCAGCGTGGCCAATGCCTCAGGCGATCTCGCCGCCACCAGCAGCGGACGCCATGGGCAAGCTGAAGTGGCACTGCGCGAATCGGCCTACGCCGCGAGCGCGCCGCCGCCCGTCACCCGAACGCTGCTTCAGCGCGGCCAGGAGCGCTACAGCATCTATTGCCTGCCATGCCACAGCCCCGTGGGCGACGGCGACGGGCCGATCGTTCGCCGTGGCTTTCCGCGCCCGCCTTCCTACCACGAGCAGCGCCTGCGCGAGGCACCGGACCGGTACTTCTTCGACGTCATCACGCACGGCCGCGGCATCATGTATTCGTACGCGGACCGCGTCGCGCCCGAAGACCGCTGGGCCATCGTCGCCTACATCCGCGCCTTGCAATTGAGCCAGCATGCGCCGCTGGCAGCCCTGCCGCCCGCCCTGCAGGAGAAGCTTGCCGCCATGCCGGCCGAGCCGCCGGCGAACAAGGAGCCGGCACGATGA
- a CDS encoding DUF3341 domain-containing protein: MTGNWGLMAEFATADELLAAARRVHAVGYRHAEAYSPFPVEGLAEALGFQGSRVPFFTFVGAALGGASGFFMQWYSAVIDYPVNIGGRPLNSWPMFVPVTFELAVLGGALAAVLAMLIGSGLPRLRHPVFGARDFELATRNRFFLCLRSDDPAFDAEQAPRLLDGMKPLRLVEVPL; this comes from the coding sequence ATGACGGGCAACTGGGGGCTGATGGCGGAATTCGCCACCGCCGACGAACTGCTGGCCGCCGCACGGCGCGTCCACGCCGTCGGCTACCGGCATGCCGAGGCGTATTCGCCCTTCCCCGTCGAAGGCCTGGCGGAGGCGCTCGGTTTCCAAGGCAGCCGGGTGCCGTTCTTCACGTTCGTGGGAGCGGCTTTGGGCGGCGCCTCCGGCTTTTTCATGCAGTGGTACTCGGCCGTGATCGACTATCCGGTCAACATCGGCGGACGTCCCCTGAACAGCTGGCCGATGTTCGTGCCGGTGACTTTCGAACTGGCCGTGCTGGGCGGCGCGCTGGCCGCCGTCCTTGCGATGCTGATCGGCAGCGGCCTGCCGCGGCTGCGGCATCCGGTGTTCGGCGCACGCGACTTCGAGCTGGCAACGCGCAACCGGTTCTTCCTGTGCCTGCGCAGTGACGACCCGGCCTTCGACGCCGAGCAGGCGCCCCGGCTCCTGGACGGCATGAAGCCGCTGCGCCTGGTGGAGGTGCCGCTGTGA